The Stigmatella aurantiaca DW4/3-1 genome contains the following window.
GGAATGCCCAGCCGATCTTGCATGAGCTGGCGCAGGTTCCGGGCCAGCTCGGGCAGCAGCTCGCGTTCCACCCGGGACCGGCGGGCCAGCCACCCCATCGAGGCGACGTACTCCCGCGAGGAGCGGTGCCGCACGGGTTGCAGGGGCCTGGGGGCTCCGAAGCGCGTTCCGCGCGACACCGCGTACAGCGCTCCCACCGCCAGGCACTGGAGCGCGAACGCCCAGATTCCCCGCGACAGGGGAGGAGGCGGCGCGGAGGCGTGGTGGAACTCATCGAACAGCAGGGGCCCCCGGGTGGCCAGCGCCTCCCAGAAGCGCAGGTTGTCCAGCAGCTCGAGGCGCCGGTTCTCCGCGAGATCCGTCCCCGCCGCCACGTACACCTCGCCTTGGCCCATGCCCAGCCGCCACAGCCCCACGGCGTTTTCCAGGCCCGCGAGCGGCACGGCCTCGGCACGGCCCACCGTGATGCCCCGGTCCCGGGAGACCCGGAGACCGTTCAGGCCGTACAGCGCTCCGGCCGGGAGCCACACGTTCAGGGTGGTGCCCCCCACGTCCTGCGTGTCCTGGGGCAAGCCGCGCTCCCGGGTGGGCAGCAGCGGCCCCAGCTCCAGCTCCAGCCACAGTGCCAGTGCGGGTTGCGCCTGCTTCTTCTCGTGTGAGGTGAGGAGGACGAGGGTGCCTCCGCCCCGCACGAAGTGCTCCAGGGCCGCCACTTCCTCGTCGCTCACCGGCCGGGCTTCGGGCGCTGGGATGACGAGGG
Protein-coding sequences here:
- a CDS encoding DUF4350 domain-containing protein; this translates as MKNVRTALLFGVLIALAAALGLAVQQAPPESTVPSVDNPGPLGLRALYLYLREGGAPVEAHRDSLEALPPGTRTLVIPAPEARPVSDEEVAALEHFVRGGGTLVLLTSHEKKQAQPALALWLELELGPLLPTRERGLPQDTQDVGGTTLNVWLPAGALYGLNGLRVSRDRGITVGRAEAVPLAGLENAVGLWRLGMGQGEVYVAAGTDLAENRRLELLDNLRFWEALATRGPLLFDEFHHASAPPPPLSRGIWAFALQCLAVGALYAVSRGTRFGAPRPLQPVRHRSSREYVASMGWLARRSRVERELLPELARNLRQLMQDRLGIPLALSEEEAARLLEQRCGIPAGHYLEAREHLARTLDQRAITPRDYARIAAQYARLEAVVTGRASFQPE